From Streptomonospora salina, the proteins below share one genomic window:
- a CDS encoding TerC family protein, producing the protein MDIPLWIWLTTIGAMVAVLAVDLAIVDHPWSKKSGPREFGMKQAAWWAVFYIGIAVAFGLGVWYFGGTAVAGEYFAGFLTEKSLSVDNLFVFYLIMTAFAVPKRYQHEVLLVGIVIALVMRGAFIAVGAQMINAFSEVFYAFGALLIYTAVKIVRDHIKGTDDEKDFSDSFAVRTVRRFWPVTEEYHGARLTVVQHGRRYVTPMLMVIVAIGVTDLMFAVDSIPAIFGLTQDPYLVFTANAFALLGLRQLYFLLAGLMDRLAYISWGLAAVMVFIGVKMVLHALHENHVPVPEIGIGLSLGVIIGVMTVTVVASLLRFRGGGRADESSGGSGESGESGELASDAPAE; encoded by the coding sequence GTGGATATACCCCTGTGGATTTGGCTCACCACGATCGGCGCGATGGTGGCCGTCCTGGCCGTCGACCTCGCCATCGTCGACCACCCGTGGAGCAAGAAGTCCGGTCCCCGCGAATTCGGGATGAAGCAGGCCGCCTGGTGGGCCGTCTTCTACATCGGTATCGCCGTCGCGTTCGGCCTGGGCGTGTGGTATTTCGGCGGGACCGCCGTCGCGGGAGAGTACTTCGCCGGGTTCCTCACCGAGAAGAGCCTCAGCGTCGACAACCTCTTCGTGTTCTACCTGATCATGACCGCGTTCGCGGTTCCGAAGCGCTACCAGCACGAGGTGCTGCTGGTGGGGATCGTGATCGCGCTGGTGATGCGCGGTGCCTTCATCGCCGTCGGCGCGCAGATGATCAACGCGTTCAGCGAGGTGTTCTACGCTTTCGGCGCGCTGCTGATCTACACCGCCGTCAAGATCGTGCGCGACCACATCAAGGGCACCGACGACGAGAAGGACTTCAGCGACAGCTTCGCCGTCCGGACGGTGCGCAGGTTCTGGCCGGTCACCGAGGAATACCACGGTGCGCGGCTGACGGTCGTGCAGCACGGGCGCCGCTACGTCACCCCCATGCTCATGGTGATCGTGGCCATCGGCGTGACCGACCTGATGTTCGCCGTCGACAGCATCCCGGCCATCTTCGGCCTCACCCAGGACCCCTACCTCGTGTTCACCGCCAACGCGTTCGCACTGCTGGGGCTGCGCCAGCTCTACTTCCTGCTGGCGGGACTGATGGACCGGCTCGCTTACATCAGCTGGGGCCTGGCCGCCGTCATGGTGTTCATCGGCGTGAAGATGGTCCTGCACGCCCTGCACGAGAACCACGTCCCGGTTCCCGAGATCGGCATCGGACTCTCGCTCGGTGTGATCATCGGGGTGATGACCGTCACGGTCGTCGCGAGCCTGCTGCGGTTCCGCGGCGGCGGCCGCGCGGACGAGTCCTCCGGGGGGTCCGGCGAATCGGGGGAATCGGGGGAACTCGCGTCGGACGCTCCTGCGGAGTGA
- the recN gene encoding DNA repair protein RecN: protein MLEEVGIRGLGVIDDAVLELSPGLTVVTGETGAGKTMVVTGLGLLFGGRADPQRVRPGSDRATVEGRLTVPTEGRVADRVAEAGGELDDDVLILNRSVSAEGRSRATLGGKSTPVSVLSHLADDLIAVHGQSDQHRLLRPDRQRAALDRYAGEPFARALRSYTSAYRRHREVAASLDELVTQARERTQEADMLRFGVEEIAAAEPVSGEDAELLAEETRLAHADSLRMAATTAHEALTGDPAAEIQADVVGLLAAARQSLTAVREHDGALAAVSDRLDEASYVISDAATELASYAESVEADPARLAAVQERRALLTQLSRKYGETTDDVLAWSENAAKRLAELDGDDERIEELRSEESELREQLAGLADELTGLRSRAAEEFGSAVTDELTALAMPHARVDVKITTGEEFGPHGRDDVEVLLAPHPSAPPLPLNKGASGGELSRVMLAIEVVFAGADPVPTFIFDEVDAGVGGKAAVEIGRRLARLARSSQVVVVTHLPQVAAFADAHLVVEKSSEGTVTESGVTRLDRDGRTRELSRMLAGLEDSELGRAHAEELLTIASADRGA from the coding sequence GTGCTCGAAGAAGTCGGCATCCGGGGTCTCGGCGTCATCGACGACGCCGTCCTGGAGCTGTCGCCCGGTCTCACCGTCGTCACCGGTGAGACCGGCGCTGGAAAGACCATGGTGGTGACCGGGCTGGGGCTGCTCTTCGGCGGCCGTGCCGACCCGCAGCGGGTCCGCCCCGGCTCCGACCGCGCAACAGTCGAGGGCCGCCTGACCGTGCCCACCGAGGGCCGCGTGGCCGACCGCGTCGCCGAGGCCGGCGGCGAGCTGGACGACGACGTCCTCATCCTGAACCGCAGCGTCTCGGCGGAAGGGCGCTCCCGGGCGACCCTGGGCGGCAAGTCGACTCCGGTGAGCGTGCTGTCCCACCTCGCCGACGATCTCATCGCGGTGCACGGCCAGTCCGACCAGCACCGGCTGCTGCGCCCCGACCGCCAGCGCGCCGCCCTCGACCGCTACGCGGGCGAGCCGTTCGCCCGTGCGCTGCGTTCCTACACCTCGGCGTACCGCCGGCACCGCGAGGTCGCCGCGTCCCTGGACGAGCTGGTCACCCAGGCGCGCGAGCGCACCCAGGAAGCCGACATGCTGCGCTTCGGCGTCGAGGAGATCGCCGCTGCGGAACCCGTCTCCGGCGAGGACGCCGAGCTGCTGGCCGAGGAGACGCGCCTGGCCCACGCCGACTCCCTGCGGATGGCGGCCACGACCGCCCACGAGGCGCTCACCGGCGACCCCGCCGCCGAGATCCAGGCCGACGTCGTGGGGCTGCTGGCCGCCGCGCGCCAGTCCCTCACCGCGGTGCGCGAGCACGACGGCGCACTCGCCGCGGTCTCCGACCGCCTGGACGAAGCCAGCTACGTGATCAGCGACGCCGCTACGGAGTTGGCTTCCTACGCCGAATCGGTCGAGGCCGATCCGGCCCGCCTGGCCGCGGTCCAGGAGCGCCGCGCACTGCTCACCCAGCTTTCCCGCAAGTACGGCGAAACCACCGACGACGTGCTGGCCTGGTCGGAGAACGCCGCCAAGCGCCTGGCCGAGCTCGACGGCGACGACGAGCGCATCGAGGAGCTGCGCTCCGAGGAGTCCGAGCTCCGCGAGCAACTGGCCGGACTCGCCGACGAACTGACCGGGCTGCGCAGCCGTGCCGCCGAAGAGTTCGGATCCGCGGTCACCGACGAGCTCACCGCGCTGGCCATGCCCCACGCCCGGGTCGACGTCAAGATCACGACCGGCGAGGAGTTCGGTCCGCACGGCCGCGACGACGTGGAGGTGCTGCTGGCCCCCCACCCCAGCGCTCCGCCGCTGCCGCTGAACAAGGGCGCCTCGGGCGGCGAGCTGTCCCGTGTCATGCTCGCCATCGAGGTGGTCTTCGCGGGCGCCGACCCGGTGCCCACCTTCATCTTCGACGAGGTCGACGCGGGCGTCGGCGGCAAGGCCGCGGTCGAGATCGGGCGCCGCCTGGCCCGGCTGGCCCGCAGCTCCCAGGTCGTCGTGGTCACCCACCTGCCGCAGGTCGCCGCGTTCGCCGACGCCCACCTGGTGGTGGAGAAGTCCAGCGAGGGAACCGTCACCGAGAGCGGCGTCACCCGCCTCGACCGGGACGGGCGCACCCGCGAGCTGTCGCGGATGCTGGCCGGTCTGGAGGATTCCGAACTCGGTCGCGCCCACGCCGAGGAGCTGCTCACGATCGCCTCCGCAGACCGGGGCGCCTGA
- a CDS encoding Rieske (2Fe-2S) protein: MSRRRLIGAAGAAGAAALGAAACGSPDEGPEPHDALRGTVVAQTSDIPVGGGSVVTDGKLVVTQPEEGDFKAFSAVCTHAGCTVQEVETTVNCLCHGSEFDIATGEVRSGPANRPLEELSVTVDGTDIVLDDDPATGGAAGA, from the coding sequence ATCAGCCGGCGCCGGCTGATCGGCGCCGCGGGGGCCGCGGGGGCCGCCGCGCTGGGGGCGGCCGCCTGCGGATCGCCGGACGAGGGCCCGGAACCCCACGACGCGCTGCGGGGAACCGTGGTGGCCCAGACCTCCGACATCCCGGTGGGCGGCGGGAGTGTGGTGACCGACGGCAAACTCGTGGTCACCCAGCCCGAGGAGGGCGACTTCAAGGCCTTCAGCGCCGTATGCACCCACGCCGGCTGCACCGTCCAGGAGGTCGAGACCACCGTCAACTGCCTGTGCCACGGCAGCGAGTTCGACATCGCCACCGGCGAGGTGCGCAGCGGGCCCGCGAACCGCCCGCTGGAGGAGCTGTCCGTCACCGTCGACGGCACCGACATCGTGCTCGACGACGACCCCGCGACGGGCGGTGCGGCGGGAGCCTAG
- the steA gene encoding putative cytokinetic ring protein SteA translates to MKVPEALGARLSRFGRARGGGSTGVTAPVRSDRRSRSLAKRLRPGDIAVIDHVDLDRSSAEALLEREVAAVLNTAVSISGRYPNLGPQLIVEAGVPLVDDVDPEVFARVHEGERLTLDGGALLRGESVLATGTPQTPESVAAAMDAARTGISAQLEAFAANTAEYLRHEHDLLFDGVGIPAVRTPMEGRHVLVAVRSRRHREDLVALRPYIREFRPVLIGVDGGADALVEAGFRPAVVVGDFDGVGDRALSGGAELVVHADRDGRAPGLKRVRELGRDAAAFRGAGSGEDAAILLADAAGASVIVVAGARSALEEFLDRGRVGMAGAFLTRLRVGGKLVDAEAAARLHRRRLSPWSLLALAGAALVVVVLAALSSPAGAEYAALLTKRWDLLADFAYRLTGLFT, encoded by the coding sequence ATGAAGGTCCCGGAGGCGCTCGGCGCCCGCCTGTCCCGGTTCGGCCGTGCGCGAGGCGGCGGATCCACCGGTGTGACCGCGCCCGTCCGGAGCGACCGGCGCAGCCGGAGCCTCGCCAAGAGGCTGCGCCCGGGCGACATCGCCGTCATCGACCACGTCGACCTCGACCGCTCCAGTGCCGAGGCCCTGCTGGAGCGCGAGGTCGCCGCCGTACTCAACACCGCGGTCAGTATCAGCGGCCGCTATCCCAACCTCGGCCCGCAGCTCATCGTCGAGGCCGGCGTCCCCCTCGTCGACGACGTGGACCCGGAGGTCTTCGCCCGCGTGCACGAGGGCGAGCGGCTGACCCTGGACGGGGGCGCCCTCCTGCGGGGCGAGAGCGTGCTGGCCACCGGCACGCCGCAGACGCCCGAGAGCGTCGCGGCCGCGATGGACGCCGCCCGTACCGGGATCTCGGCCCAGCTTGAGGCGTTCGCGGCCAACACCGCCGAATACCTGCGGCACGAACACGACCTGCTCTTCGACGGCGTCGGCATCCCCGCCGTCCGCACGCCGATGGAGGGCCGCCACGTCCTCGTCGCCGTCCGCAGCCGTCGCCACCGCGAGGACCTCGTCGCGCTGCGCCCCTACATCCGCGAGTTCCGGCCGGTGCTGATCGGCGTCGACGGCGGCGCCGACGCGCTGGTCGAGGCCGGATTCCGGCCCGCCGTCGTCGTCGGGGACTTCGACGGCGTCGGCGACCGGGCGCTGAGCGGCGGCGCCGAGCTCGTCGTCCACGCCGACCGCGACGGGCGCGCCCCCGGACTCAAACGGGTGCGCGAGCTCGGCCGGGACGCTGCCGCGTTCCGGGGCGCCGGCAGCGGCGAGGACGCCGCGATCCTGCTCGCCGACGCGGCCGGGGCTTCGGTCATCGTGGTCGCGGGCGCCCGGTCCGCCTTGGAGGAGTTTTTGGACCGGGGCCGTGTCGGCATGGCCGGCGCCTTCCTGACCCGGCTGCGTGTGGGCGGCAAACTCGTCGACGCCGAAGCCGCCGCCCGCCTCCACCGCAGGCGGCTCTCCCCGTGGTCGCTGCTCGCGCTGGCCGGCGCCGCCCTGGTGGTCGTCGTGCTGGCCGCCCTCAGCTCACCCGCCGGGGCCGAGTACGCCGCCCTTCTGACGAAGCGGTGGGATCTGCTCGCTGATTTCGCCTACCGGCTCACGGGGCTGTTCACGTGA
- a CDS encoding RDD family protein — MSADTPVERPAGFGRRVAARLIDLVVLGGIAMLFSALVFNALPGTEDPLRLATLPALVLSVGLFAIYLAYETVFTALYGATPGKLYLGLRVVPADPPAGAARAGAAAVLKRSVVLYVSVLLNFVPIASFLALMVSVYAVISAFFDRPRRRGLHDKAGGTAVVSGTGPDRGGASGR, encoded by the coding sequence ATGAGTGCCGACACCCCCGTCGAGCGCCCGGCCGGATTCGGGCGGCGGGTCGCCGCCCGGCTGATCGATCTCGTCGTGCTCGGCGGCATCGCGATGCTGTTCTCGGCACTGGTGTTCAACGCCCTGCCCGGTACCGAGGACCCGCTGCGCCTGGCGACGCTGCCCGCGCTGGTGCTCTCGGTCGGGCTGTTCGCGATCTACCTCGCCTACGAGACCGTGTTCACGGCCCTCTACGGCGCCACCCCCGGCAAGCTCTACCTCGGGTTGCGGGTGGTGCCCGCCGATCCGCCGGCCGGCGCCGCCCGGGCCGGAGCCGCTGCGGTGCTCAAGCGCTCGGTGGTCCTCTACGTCTCGGTGCTGCTGAACTTCGTGCCGATCGCGAGCTTCCTGGCGCTGATGGTGTCCGTCTACGCGGTGATCTCCGCGTTCTTCGACCGGCCGCGTCGCCGCGGACTGCACGACAAGGCGGGCGGGACCGCCGTCGTCAGCGGCACGGGACCCGACCGGGGCGGGGCTTCCGGCCGGTAG
- a CDS encoding RDD family protein, protein MSLPPPWEGDAAGSGQARQPPPYRPDGPPSPYGEPGAAGPPPSPPYRPSAAPSPGPSDPSGASGSGPGARRPARWWERAAARAIDGLAVGVPVTLVALLISLVWAGAQWLGESSDAVGRNASIVYGIAFFALFVAYETVCVQRWRRTLGKHLLKLEVAPVSAAGCPGPIPVAAMAARAALFNLAGLASASPGWAVLLWMLLLVPCVLLPLWDRPYRQGLHDKLGGTVVVHTG, encoded by the coding sequence ATGAGTCTCCCCCCGCCCTGGGAGGGCGACGCCGCCGGGTCCGGGCAAGCGCGGCAGCCGCCGCCGTACCGGCCCGACGGGCCGCCGTCCCCGTACGGAGAGCCGGGCGCGGCAGGCCCGCCGCCCTCTCCGCCCTACCGGCCTTCGGCCGCTCCGTCGCCGGGCCCCTCGGACCCGTCCGGTGCGTCGGGCTCCGGCCCCGGGGCACGCCGGCCGGCCCGATGGTGGGAGCGCGCCGCCGCTCGCGCGATCGACGGGCTGGCGGTCGGCGTTCCCGTGACCCTCGTCGCCCTGCTGATCTCCCTGGTGTGGGCGGGGGCGCAGTGGCTGGGCGAGAGCAGCGACGCGGTCGGGCGCAACGCCTCCATCGTCTACGGGATCGCGTTCTTCGCCCTGTTCGTGGCCTACGAGACCGTGTGCGTGCAGCGGTGGCGCCGCACCCTGGGCAAGCACCTGCTGAAGCTGGAGGTCGCGCCCGTGAGCGCGGCCGGGTGCCCGGGACCGATCCCGGTGGCGGCGATGGCCGCCCGGGCCGCGCTGTTCAACCTGGCCGGCCTGGCTTCGGCGAGTCCGGGCTGGGCGGTGCTGCTATGGATGCTGCTGCTGGTGCCGTGCGTGCTGTTGCCGCTGTGGGACCGGCCCTACCGCCAGGGACTGCACGACAAGCTCGGCGGCACCGTCGTGGTGCACACCGGCTGA
- the uvrA gene encoding excinuclease ABC subunit UvrA, whose protein sequence is MADELVVRGAREHNLKDVKVDLPRDSMIVFTGLSGSGKSSLAFDTIFAEGQRRYVESLSAYARQFLGQMDKPDVDFLEGLSPAVSIDQKSTSRNPRSTVGTITEVYDYLRLLWARIGVPHCPRCRREIARQTPQQIVDRVLELPEGTRFQVLAPVVRGRKGEYVELFKDLQTKGFTRAMVDGAMVRLDEAPTLKKYEKHDISVVVDRLTVKESAKKRLTDSVETALPLAGGTIVLDFVDEAEGTSEREKVFSEHLYCPYDDLSFEELEPRSFSFNSPYGACPDCAGLGTRMEVDPELLVPDPAKTLNEGAIAVWANGHAMEYFGRLVKAVGDALGFDMDTPWERLPKSARTALLNGHDTQVHVRYRNRFGRTRSYYTSFEGVIPWVKRRHTESESDTGRERFEGYMRSVPCPACEGRRLKPVVLAVTVGGSSIADVSALSLSECAGFLRDLQLTDREQVIAAQVLKEINARMGFLLDVGLHYLSLERPAGSLSGGEAQRIRLATQIGSGLVGVLYVLDEPSIGLHQRDNFRLLETLRRLRDIGNTLIVVEHDEDTIRSADWVVDIGPGAGEHGGEVVVSGTVDDLLSSSSSVTGDYLTGTRRIELPATRRPRVKGRELVVKGARENNLHDIDVSFPLGVFTAVTGVSGSGKSTLVNEILYKALAKELHGARAVPGRHTRVNGLNQVDKIVHVDQSPIGRTPRSNPATYTGVFDHIRKLFAQTAEAKMRGYQQGRFSFNIKGGRCEACAGEGTIRIEMQFLPDVYVPCEVCHGARYNRETLDVHYKGKSIAEVLNMPIEEALDFFEPITAIRRHMQTLNEVGLGYVRLGQPATTLSGGEAQRVKLASELQRRSTGRTVYVLDEPTTGLHFEDIRKLLGVLDRLAEGGNTVVVIEHNLDVVKTADYIIDMGPEGGAHGGDVVTAGTPEEVARDTDSYTGRFLAKLV, encoded by the coding sequence ATGGCCGACGAGCTGGTGGTCCGGGGGGCCCGGGAGCACAACCTCAAAGACGTGAAGGTCGACCTCCCGCGCGACTCCATGATCGTGTTCACCGGGCTGTCCGGGTCGGGCAAGTCCTCGCTGGCCTTCGACACCATCTTCGCCGAGGGCCAGCGCCGCTACGTGGAGTCGCTGTCGGCCTACGCCCGCCAGTTCCTCGGCCAGATGGACAAGCCCGACGTCGACTTCCTCGAAGGGCTCTCGCCGGCGGTCTCCATCGACCAGAAGTCCACCAGCCGCAACCCCCGCTCCACCGTGGGCACCATCACCGAGGTCTACGACTACCTGCGGCTGCTGTGGGCGCGCATCGGCGTCCCGCACTGCCCCCGCTGCCGCCGGGAGATCGCCCGGCAGACCCCTCAGCAGATCGTCGACCGGGTGCTGGAACTGCCCGAGGGCACCCGGTTCCAGGTGCTGGCGCCGGTCGTGCGCGGGCGCAAGGGCGAGTACGTCGAACTGTTCAAGGACCTGCAGACCAAGGGCTTCACCCGCGCCATGGTCGACGGCGCGATGGTGCGCCTGGACGAGGCGCCCACGCTGAAGAAGTACGAGAAGCACGACATCTCGGTGGTCGTCGACCGGCTCACCGTGAAGGAATCGGCGAAGAAGCGGCTGACGGACTCGGTGGAGACCGCGCTGCCGCTGGCCGGCGGCACCATCGTGCTCGACTTCGTCGACGAGGCCGAGGGCACGTCCGAGCGCGAGAAGGTGTTCTCCGAGCACCTGTACTGCCCCTACGACGACCTCTCCTTCGAGGAGTTGGAGCCGCGCTCGTTCTCGTTCAACTCGCCCTACGGCGCCTGCCCCGACTGCGCGGGCCTGGGCACCCGCATGGAGGTCGACCCCGAGCTGCTGGTGCCCGACCCCGCCAAGACCCTCAACGAGGGCGCCATCGCCGTCTGGGCCAACGGCCACGCCATGGAGTACTTCGGGCGGCTGGTCAAGGCGGTGGGCGACGCCCTCGGCTTCGACATGGACACTCCGTGGGAGCGGCTGCCCAAGTCCGCGCGCACGGCGCTGCTCAACGGCCACGACACCCAGGTGCACGTGCGCTACCGCAACCGCTTCGGCCGAACCCGCTCCTACTACACCTCGTTCGAAGGCGTCATCCCGTGGGTGAAGCGCCGCCACACCGAGAGCGAGAGCGACACCGGGCGCGAGCGCTTCGAAGGCTACATGCGCAGCGTGCCCTGCCCCGCCTGCGAGGGCCGCCGCCTCAAGCCCGTCGTGCTCGCCGTGACCGTGGGCGGCTCCTCCATCGCCGACGTCAGCGCGCTCTCGCTGAGCGAGTGCGCCGGCTTCCTGCGCGATCTCCAGCTCACCGACCGCGAGCAGGTCATCGCCGCCCAGGTGCTCAAGGAGATCAACGCGCGGATGGGCTTCCTGCTGGACGTGGGCCTGCACTACCTGAGCCTGGAGCGGCCCGCCGGGTCGCTGTCGGGCGGCGAGGCCCAGCGCATCCGGCTGGCCACCCAGATCGGCTCCGGGCTGGTCGGCGTGCTCTACGTGCTCGACGAGCCCTCCATCGGCCTGCACCAGCGCGACAACTTCCGGCTGCTGGAGACGTTGCGGCGGCTGCGCGACATCGGCAACACCCTCATCGTGGTCGAGCACGACGAAGACACGATCCGCTCGGCCGACTGGGTCGTCGACATCGGCCCCGGCGCCGGCGAGCACGGCGGCGAGGTGGTCGTCTCGGGTACCGTCGACGATCTGCTGAGCAGTTCGTCCTCCGTCACCGGCGACTACCTCACCGGCACGCGCCGTATCGAACTTCCCGCGACGCGCCGCCCCCGGGTCAAGGGACGCGAGCTGGTGGTCAAGGGCGCCCGTGAGAACAACCTGCACGACATCGACGTCTCCTTCCCGCTGGGCGTGTTCACCGCGGTCACCGGCGTCTCGGGATCGGGCAAGTCCACCCTGGTCAACGAGATCCTGTACAAGGCTCTGGCCAAGGAGCTGCACGGCGCGCGGGCGGTGCCCGGCCGCCACACCCGCGTCAACGGCCTCAACCAGGTCGACAAGATCGTGCACGTCGACCAGAGCCCCATCGGGCGCACCCCGCGGTCCAATCCCGCCACCTACACCGGGGTCTTCGACCACATCCGCAAGCTGTTCGCCCAGACCGCCGAGGCCAAGATGCGCGGCTACCAGCAGGGCAGGTTCTCCTTCAACATCAAGGGCGGCCGCTGCGAAGCCTGCGCCGGAGAGGGCACGATCCGCATCGAGATGCAGTTCCTGCCCGACGTGTACGTGCCCTGCGAGGTCTGCCACGGCGCCCGCTACAACCGCGAGACGCTGGACGTCCACTACAAGGGCAAGTCCATCGCCGAGGTGCTGAACATGCCCATCGAGGAGGCCCTGGACTTCTTCGAACCCATCACGGCGATCCGGCGGCACATGCAGACCCTCAACGAGGTCGGACTGGGATACGTGCGCCTGGGCCAGCCCGCGACGACGCTGTCGGGGGGCGAGGCCCAGCGCGTGAAGCTGGCCAGCGAGCTGCAGCGGCGCTCCACCGGCCGCACGGTCTACGTGCTCGACGAACCCACCACCGGGCTGCACTTCGAGGACATCCGCAAGCTGCTGGGGGTGCTCGACCGGCTGGCCGAAGGCGGCAACACGGTCGTCGTCATCGAGCACAACCTCGACGTCGTCAAGACCGCCGACTACATCATCGACATGGGGCCCGAGGGCGGTGCGCACGGCGGCGACGTCGTCACCGCCGGAACGCCGGAGGAGGTCGCCCGAGATACGGACTCCTATACCGGGCGTTTCCTCGCGAAGCTCGTATAG
- a CDS encoding copper transporter: MIDFRFHLVSVIAVFLALAVGIALGGALLHRALPSSQAGAAEQSRPGTERLRAEKDAAVRLGAGGDALADAYADRILSDRLDGVAVAVVEAPGADRRMREGLAARIRQAGGTVAARLRLTDTYLDPGEDAFVRELADQLATGTGLPRGSAHDRAGALLGRALLRPAGEGPGGEDADGDAGFDAAAALAGFAEAGMLGLDGEPADAAGAADAVVVLAPAEPFGTGTEAGTGTEAGGGTPPSGGAEPAPARIMLDTAGALHAVADATVLVGGPSSARPGGLVHRARAAGGGYSTVDAAGGDAGDIAAALAVAHAAEGGSGAYGVAEGADAFLPAPSSDASAGADAADSADEEQREP, from the coding sequence GTGATCGACTTCCGCTTCCACCTGGTGTCCGTCATCGCCGTCTTCCTCGCGTTGGCGGTCGGCATCGCCTTGGGCGGCGCCCTGCTGCACCGGGCCCTGCCGAGCTCGCAGGCCGGCGCCGCCGAACAGAGCAGGCCCGGCACCGAGCGCCTGCGCGCCGAGAAGGACGCCGCCGTCCGCTTGGGCGCCGGCGGCGACGCGCTCGCCGACGCCTACGCCGACCGGATCCTGAGCGATCGCCTCGACGGGGTCGCCGTCGCCGTGGTGGAGGCCCCCGGCGCCGACCGGCGGATGCGTGAAGGGCTCGCCGCGCGCATCCGGCAGGCCGGCGGGACCGTCGCCGCGCGACTGCGGCTCACCGACACCTACCTCGACCCCGGTGAGGACGCGTTCGTGCGCGAGCTGGCCGACCAGCTCGCCACCGGCACCGGACTGCCCCGGGGCAGTGCCCATGACCGGGCCGGAGCCCTGCTGGGCCGGGCCCTGCTACGGCCCGCCGGAGAAGGACCCGGCGGGGAAGACGCGGACGGCGACGCCGGATTCGACGCCGCGGCCGCCCTTGCGGGCTTCGCGGAAGCGGGCATGCTCGGCCTCGACGGTGAGCCCGCCGACGCGGCCGGCGCCGCCGACGCCGTGGTGGTGCTCGCACCGGCCGAGCCGTTCGGAACCGGAACCGAAGCCGGAACCGGAACCGAAGCCGGCGGCGGCACCCCGCCCTCCGGGGGAGCGGAACCCGCCCCGGCGCGGATCATGCTGGATACGGCGGGTGCGCTGCACGCGGTCGCCGATGCGACCGTGCTGGTCGGCGGACCGTCCTCCGCCCGGCCCGGCGGCCTCGTCCACCGGGCCCGCGCCGCCGGAGGCGGCTACAGCACCGTCGACGCCGCCGGCGGGGACGCCGGCGACATCGCCGCAGCCCTTGCGGTGGCCCATGCGGCCGAGGGCGGCAGCGGGGCCTACGGCGTCGCCGAAGGCGCCGACGCGTTCCTGCCCGCGCCGTCGTCCGACGCCTCGGCGGGCGCCGACGCCGCCGACTCCGCCGACGAGGAGCAGCGGGAGCCGTAG
- a CDS encoding mechanosensitive ion channel family protein has translation MSFMQWLGIGAAVLVAALIVMVAHWLLTHQLTKVSPIARPLVRHCRFSAYAAASVIAINVALPARQDMADRALFPVVDHFMTILMIATMTWFALGVAYAVTDTVLDRLSSNSDDDDHHSRRLQTQVRLLRRIAASIIGVIATAAILFTFPAVQGLGAGLLASAGLLSVVAGIAAQSTLGNIFAGLQLAFSNALRINDVIVFQSDWGRVEELSLTMVTVRMWDERRLIVPVSYFATTPFENWTKHGASITGWVLFQVDWEAPIGGIREEVGAYVAHHPLWDGRRWSLQATDIRDDGIVELRAVVTTADSDARWDLCCDLREHLITYINEQMPQALPRRRTEFLATGGPAGSQDPCATVLPGSAVRRGAYAERAGSPGPDGSLATGGEGGSRDGDSGDG, from the coding sequence GTGAGCTTCATGCAGTGGCTCGGGATCGGCGCGGCCGTCCTGGTCGCGGCGCTCATCGTCATGGTGGCGCACTGGCTGCTCACCCACCAGCTCACGAAAGTCTCGCCGATCGCCCGGCCGCTGGTGCGGCACTGCCGGTTCTCGGCCTACGCGGCCGCCTCGGTCATCGCTATCAACGTCGCCCTGCCCGCCCGGCAGGACATGGCCGACCGCGCGCTGTTCCCGGTGGTCGACCACTTCATGACGATCCTGATGATCGCGACCATGACGTGGTTCGCGCTGGGCGTGGCCTATGCCGTGACCGACACGGTGCTGGACCGGCTCTCCTCCAACAGCGACGACGACGACCACCACTCGCGGCGTCTGCAGACCCAAGTCCGGCTGCTGCGGCGCATCGCCGCCAGCATCATCGGCGTCATCGCCACGGCCGCGATCCTGTTCACCTTCCCCGCGGTCCAAGGGCTGGGCGCCGGGCTGCTGGCTTCGGCCGGCCTGCTGTCGGTCGTGGCGGGCATAGCGGCGCAGTCCACCCTCGGAAACATCTTCGCCGGCCTCCAACTGGCGTTCAGCAACGCCCTGCGCATCAACGACGTCATCGTCTTCCAGAGCGATTGGGGACGCGTCGAGGAGCTCAGCCTCACCATGGTCACCGTCCGTATGTGGGACGAGCGCCGCCTGATCGTACCGGTCTCCTACTTCGCCACCACGCCCTTCGAGAACTGGACCAAGCACGGCGCCTCCATCACCGGCTGGGTGCTGTTCCAGGTCGACTGGGAGGCACCCATCGGCGGGATCCGCGAGGAAGTCGGCGCCTACGTCGCCCACCACCCCCTGTGGGACGGCCGCCGCTGGTCGCTGCAGGCCACCGACATCCGCGACGACGGCATCGTCGAGCTGCGGGCGGTGGTCACCACCGCCGACTCCGACGCCCGCTGGGACCTCTGCTGCGACCTGCGGGAGCACTTGATCACCTACATCAACGAGCAGATGCCCCAGGCGCTGCCGCGGCGCCGCACCGAGTTCCTGGCCACCGGCGGTCCGGCCGGCAGCCAGGACCCCTGTGCGACGGTTCTCCCCGGGTCGGCGGTACGGCGGGGCGCTTACGCGGAGCGCGCCGGCTCCCCCGGACCCGACGGCTCTCTGGCGACCGGCGGCGAAGGCGGGTCCCGCGACGGCGACTCCGGCGACGGCTGA